The sequence CCGGCGCGTGCAGGCCGCCTTCTTCGAGCCCGCGGCCGTGCTCGACAACTACGCGGCCGCGTTGGCCCCCTTCTACCTTGAGCGGCTGGGCGTGAGCGTCGTGCTCGCCGTGGCCGTGGCGGCCGTGTGCCTCGCGGTGGGCTTGCCGTTCACCTACCTGCTCACGCGCCTGCCGCGCCGGCGCCAGGTCAAGTACCTGGTGCTCGTGCTGGCGTCGCTGTCGCTCTCCGAGGTGATCGTGGCGTTCAGCTGGTCGCTCATGCTGTCGCGCACCTCGGGCGTGTCGAACCTCCTCGTGTGGCTGGGGGTGCTCGACGCGCCGCGCGCCTGGAGCCCCGGCCTGGCTGCCGTGCTGTTGGCACTGGTGTTCGTCGCGCTGCCGCTCACGGTGCTCACCTTCTACCCGCCCGTGTCGCGGCTCAACCCCGAGCTGGTGGAGGCGGCGGCCACGCTCGGCGCTTCGCCCGTCAGGGCGTTCCTGTCGGTCGTCGTGCCGGTGCTCAGGCGCGCCGTGGCCGGCGGCGTGGCGCTCGTGTTCATCTTCGTGCTGGGCGC comes from Trueperaceae bacterium and encodes:
- a CDS encoding ABC transporter permease subunit; this translates as MLLAWPAAALLVLFVAPLAVILIVSFFRRVQAAFFEPAAVLDNYAAALAPFYLERLGVSVVLAVAVAAVCLAVGLPFTYLLTRLPRRRQVKYLVLVLASLSLSEVIVAFSWSLMLSRTSGVSNLLVWLGVLDAPRAWSPGLAAVLLALVFVALPLTVLTFYPPVSRLNPELVEAAATLGASPVRAFLSVVVPVLRRAVAGGVALVFIFVLGAYVIPQSLGRPPQWTVPVHITDQAVLKSNLPLAAALAVVLLVVGVVVSAGLLAFGLGRRRVEA